A region of Aliivibrio fischeri DNA encodes the following proteins:
- the tssM gene encoding type VI secretion system membrane subunit TssM — MKSFFNSLLNTLKKTWCWSLLLTLFIALLLCLFGKHIAIANTPLIETTTGKTLTIIICLLLWGAFNLTLWGLAKREAQKEENKEAYEAAQSEMAFIREHSTILKTKLEAAIATIKRAGLYGKLNNNVKYQLPWYMVIGPQNSGKTTLLECSGLDFPLNQTDGHYTRDIQNSQHCEWYFANHAVLLDAAGRFFDQHENELSKPIWGNFLKALRNKRRRRPLNGVILTIDITTLQSPDESAIEVQARYVRERLQELRHDLSSDMPIYFLLTKMDKVEGFEPFFSSLSREEMDQVFGVTFNEGEGQQADKIKHEFEKLILRIDSQVMSRLHDERDVMKRAELLQFPRQLSFLAERLALFSELAFTKTRYHQASHLRGLYLTSVPEPTNTQTESTTSGIGQNLGISSRVLPTYKHQRGFFIRKLLEDVIFPNSELATLDEKYEKQVKLKNMAVYAASFALVIGFGSLWATSFLTNHHKQQELLSLSGDYNQQIVHLSPLAPSIELLPTLNTLLAATQVYSKESETLTDEFAGLQQGDKLRKAAEAAYHRSLLSLLLPKVTSELEYQVANNQDNREFLTPSLRAYLMLNLHEHLDKAYLEQWMGLHWSYLYSGSATEQKELQNHFSNLLAIEFDPVQLNDNLIAKSRKFLREANTSELVYQQLKQDAKEMDLRDIKISDHLGPNQNLFIHTNTIIPGLYTQKGYKAVFLSKGLDQVKQLIEENWVIGLSSDLSANEIRGLYADVEDLYFHDYIKYWKEAVDQLQIKPSKNMDEAILQISNITGSSQPILKLLNLVKENTTFVDKAQVASKTAGQVKKLPVNTKLKKVASLGLHSVEERSQSARKAVSNQFEPLNLLLTDKDQATIPLEDALVVINELSGRLSMVKFSPNPDSSAFKIARDRMQGIPNELNDIRVMAETLPQPLQQWWKQISNNAWGIILNHSRKHVQMVYHDKVVTHYDVALSGRYPFRNSSHDVNIADFDEFFQNGGILDNFFDAYLSSFVYKQKGNSNKSPYTDVH; from the coding sequence ATGAAATCATTTTTTAATTCATTGCTTAACACATTAAAAAAGACATGGTGTTGGAGCTTATTATTAACACTATTTATTGCCTTATTATTGTGTTTATTTGGTAAGCATATTGCGATAGCAAATACCCCATTAATTGAAACGACTACCGGGAAAACATTAACAATTATCATTTGCTTACTACTATGGGGAGCATTCAATCTGACTTTGTGGGGCTTAGCAAAGCGAGAAGCACAAAAAGAAGAAAATAAAGAAGCGTATGAAGCTGCGCAATCTGAAATGGCTTTTATTCGTGAACACAGCACCATTCTAAAAACAAAACTTGAAGCTGCAATTGCAACAATCAAGCGTGCTGGACTATATGGAAAACTCAATAATAACGTTAAATATCAACTTCCTTGGTATATGGTTATTGGCCCACAAAATAGTGGTAAAACAACCCTTTTAGAGTGTTCAGGATTAGATTTCCCTTTAAACCAAACTGATGGGCATTACACAAGAGACATTCAAAATAGCCAACATTGTGAATGGTATTTTGCTAACCATGCCGTTCTTTTAGATGCTGCAGGACGCTTTTTTGATCAACATGAAAATGAGTTAAGTAAACCAATTTGGGGCAATTTTTTAAAAGCTCTACGCAATAAGCGTCGCCGTCGCCCATTAAATGGGGTCATACTAACTATTGATATCACAACATTACAATCTCCAGATGAAAGCGCAATCGAAGTTCAAGCTCGCTATGTACGTGAACGCTTACAAGAGTTAAGACATGATTTAAGCTCAGATATGCCTATCTATTTCTTATTAACGAAAATGGATAAAGTCGAGGGATTCGAACCTTTCTTCTCTTCCCTATCCAGAGAAGAAATGGACCAAGTTTTTGGCGTCACTTTTAACGAAGGTGAAGGCCAGCAAGCCGATAAAATTAAACATGAGTTCGAAAAGCTCATTTTACGTATCGATTCACAAGTCATGTCACGCTTACACGATGAGCGTGATGTGATGAAACGTGCAGAACTATTACAATTCCCACGCCAATTAAGCTTCCTTGCTGAACGCTTAGCGTTATTTTCTGAATTAGCCTTTACTAAAACCCGTTATCACCAAGCCTCTCATTTACGTGGTTTATACCTAACGTCAGTACCCGAACCAACAAATACCCAGACTGAATCAACCACGTCAGGTATTGGGCAAAACCTTGGTATCAGCTCTCGAGTTCTTCCTACTTATAAACATCAACGTGGGTTCTTTATTCGAAAATTACTTGAAGACGTGATTTTTCCAAACAGTGAACTCGCTACATTGGATGAAAAATATGAGAAACAAGTAAAACTGAAAAACATGGCGGTCTATGCAGCCTCTTTTGCTCTTGTGATTGGGTTTGGTTCATTATGGGCAACCAGCTTTTTAACCAATCATCATAAACAACAAGAGTTATTGTCTCTTTCTGGCGATTATAATCAACAGATTGTCCATTTATCCCCTTTAGCTCCTTCTATTGAATTACTGCCAACATTAAATACTTTATTAGCAGCAACTCAAGTGTATTCAAAAGAGAGTGAAACCCTCACAGATGAGTTTGCGGGACTCCAACAAGGAGATAAATTACGAAAGGCAGCAGAAGCCGCATACCACAGAAGTTTACTCAGTTTACTGCTTCCTAAAGTAACAAGTGAACTCGAATACCAAGTGGCAAACAATCAAGATAATAGAGAATTCTTAACGCCTTCTTTACGTGCATATTTGATGCTAAATCTACATGAGCACCTTGATAAAGCTTATCTAGAACAATGGATGGGGTTGCATTGGTCGTATTTATACAGTGGTTCAGCAACAGAGCAGAAAGAGCTGCAAAATCACTTTTCAAATTTATTAGCTATTGAATTTGATCCTGTTCAACTAAACGATAATTTAATCGCTAAATCTCGTAAATTTTTACGTGAAGCAAATACATCAGAATTGGTTTACCAACAACTGAAACAAGATGCAAAAGAGATGGATCTGCGCGATATAAAAATCAGTGATCATTTAGGACCAAACCAAAACTTATTCATCCACACCAATACCATTATTCCTGGTTTATATACGCAAAAAGGATATAAAGCTGTCTTTTTAAGCAAAGGATTAGACCAAGTAAAACAACTGATTGAAGAAAACTGGGTTATTGGGCTATCAAGTGATTTAAGTGCTAATGAGATCCGTGGACTATACGCAGATGTCGAAGACCTATATTTTCATGATTACATTAAATATTGGAAAGAAGCGGTAGATCAACTTCAAATTAAACCATCTAAAAATATGGATGAAGCCATTCTTCAAATTTCAAATATTACCGGTTCAAGCCAACCAATTTTAAAACTTTTAAACCTAGTAAAAGAAAATACAACCTTTGTTGATAAGGCTCAAGTGGCTTCAAAAACTGCAGGTCAGGTTAAGAAACTACCTGTAAATACGAAACTGAAGAAAGTCGCCTCTCTGGGCTTACACAGTGTCGAAGAACGCTCTCAAAGTGCGAGAAAAGCGGTAAGCAATCAATTTGAACCACTGAACCTATTACTCACAGATAAAGATCAAGCAACGATTCCATTAGAAGATGCACTAGTTGTGATCAACGAATTGAGTGGACGATTATCTATGGTGAAGTTCTCACCTAACCCTGATTCATCAGCCTTTAAGATTGCTCGCGATCGCATGCAAGGAATACCAAATGAGTTAAATGATATACGTGTAATGGCAGAAACGCTTCCCCAACCATTACAGCAATGGTGGAAACAAATATCAAATAACGCTTGGGGTATTATACTGAACCATTCAAGAAAACATGTACAAATGGTTTACCATGATAAAGTCGTTACTCATTACGATGTCGCTTTATCAGGTCGATACCCATTTAGAAACAGTAGTCATGATGTAAACATTGCTGACTTTGATGAATTCTTCCAGAACGGCGGTATTTTAGACAATTTCTTTGACGCCTATTTATCCTCATTTGTTTATAAACAAAAGGGAAATTCAAACAAAAGTCCTTACACGGACGTTCATTAG
- the icmH gene encoding type IVB secretion system protein IcmH/DotU — MNSSSMDDRTVLITQEPNQVNPTLTESPSAPKFNQLQERMVYAARIKPEEYNFAGNNPLISAASSLLCITCDLKKESYQDIELLKPKLVEELKSFEFQAINSGVESNYVALSRYLLCTFVDEIIVTTPWGSESHWASKSMLSSFHNETYGGEKFFLLLEKLSRNPAKYLDLLELMYLCLSLGFEGKYRVLSRGLVELDAIRDSLYRQIRSLRGDEQASLSPNWEPKQVQRHKLTRQTSWIGIVCVVVFSLCAIYGGFYYVLDQQSEHVIQAFQQIDL; from the coding sequence ATGAACAGCAGTAGCATGGATGACCGTACTGTACTTATCACACAAGAGCCTAATCAAGTTAACCCAACTTTAACTGAAAGCCCAAGTGCACCCAAATTCAACCAGCTTCAAGAGCGCATGGTCTACGCCGCGCGTATTAAACCAGAAGAATACAATTTTGCAGGAAACAACCCACTAATCAGTGCTGCTTCCTCATTACTCTGTATCACGTGTGACTTAAAAAAAGAAAGCTACCAAGATATTGAGTTACTAAAACCTAAATTAGTTGAAGAGTTAAAATCCTTCGAGTTTCAAGCCATTAACTCAGGTGTTGAGAGTAATTATGTTGCCTTATCTCGCTACCTGCTTTGCACTTTCGTTGATGAAATCATCGTAACAACGCCATGGGGTTCAGAAAGTCACTGGGCCTCAAAAAGCATGTTAAGTAGCTTTCATAACGAAACATATGGTGGTGAGAAATTTTTCTTACTATTAGAAAAACTCAGTAGAAACCCTGCTAAGTATTTAGATCTATTAGAGCTAATGTACCTATGTTTGAGCTTAGGTTTTGAAGGTAAATATCGAGTGTTATCAAGAGGTCTAGTCGAATTAGACGCCATTCGTGATTCTCTTTATCGCCAAATTCGCTCTTTACGAGGAGATGAGCAAGCTAGCCTCTCTCCAAACTGGGAACCGAAACAAGTTCAACGCCATAAACTCACAAGACAAACCTCTTGGATTGGCATTGTATGCGTTGTGGTTTTCTCATTGTGTGCTATTTACGGTGGTTTCTATTATGTATTGGACCAACAATCAGAGCATGTAATTCAAGCTTTTCAGCAAATTGATTTATAG
- the tssK gene encoding type VI secretion system baseplate subunit TssK, whose amino-acid sequence MQKVIWKEGMLLRPQHFQQSDRYYQNQLQVRTQKQHRFNWGFHSLSFDSHHLSVGKIVISQASGILPDGSLFDIQHQTTPIVWESDAPKTNLNLYLAISLSTINSPEARDEKETEINTRYVSHDLTISDNNAQVQNLQTISCGELDFHIITEEEIDNHWVKIKLCEIKQVTPEGAIQLNPNFEASFINGVHSSLVHRSLREVLTLVTHKADILAERITKSGHATSEIGDFLLLQLLNKYEPQLHYLNKCSQYHPEELFLLLSSLQGELSTYDSGHRRPDLKLSYNHKEQGESFDQILFHLRKQLNQSLKQNAFEIPLQKRNHGVLIAPISDDSLLQEATFILAARSHTDAESLRKQLPPQLKVGPVEKIRNLVNLQLPGITCRSLSVAPRQVPFHGDYCYFTLDLTSNDRSQLTQSGGFAFHIAGDFPELSLFFWAIRNS is encoded by the coding sequence ATGCAAAAAGTTATATGGAAAGAAGGCATGCTATTGCGGCCTCAACATTTCCAACAAAGTGATCGTTACTATCAAAATCAACTGCAAGTACGTACGCAGAAGCAACACAGGTTTAATTGGGGTTTCCATTCTCTGAGTTTTGATAGTCATCATTTATCTGTTGGAAAGATCGTTATCAGTCAGGCTAGTGGTATTTTACCCGATGGTTCACTATTTGATATTCAACATCAAACAACCCCTATTGTTTGGGAGTCTGATGCGCCTAAAACAAACTTAAATCTGTATTTAGCGATTTCTTTATCGACTATCAATAGTCCGGAAGCTCGCGATGAAAAAGAAACCGAAATTAACACTCGTTATGTTTCTCACGATTTAACCATTTCAGATAATAATGCCCAAGTACAAAACTTACAGACTATCAGTTGTGGTGAGTTGGATTTTCATATTATTACCGAAGAAGAGATTGATAATCATTGGGTTAAAATCAAACTATGTGAAATTAAACAAGTCACTCCAGAAGGTGCGATTCAACTCAACCCTAATTTTGAAGCGAGTTTTATCAATGGTGTTCACTCGTCTCTTGTTCATCGTTCGCTACGAGAAGTCTTAACTCTCGTTACTCATAAGGCCGATATTTTAGCCGAACGTATTACTAAATCAGGACACGCGACCTCTGAAATTGGTGACTTCTTATTACTTCAATTATTAAATAAGTACGAGCCTCAGCTCCACTATCTAAATAAGTGCTCTCAATACCATCCAGAGGAGCTCTTTTTATTACTTTCATCTTTGCAAGGAGAGTTGTCTACTTATGATTCAGGTCATCGTCGACCAGATCTAAAATTATCATACAATCATAAAGAACAAGGCGAGTCATTTGATCAGATCTTATTTCATTTGCGTAAACAACTGAATCAGTCATTGAAACAAAACGCTTTTGAGATACCACTACAAAAACGCAATCACGGTGTACTTATTGCCCCTATTTCTGATGATAGCTTATTGCAAGAAGCCACCTTTATTCTCGCAGCTCGCTCTCATACCGATGCTGAAAGCTTACGAAAACAACTGCCACCACAATTAAAAGTCGGACCTGTTGAAAAAATTCGCAACCTTGTAAACCTTCAATTACCGGGGATCACTTGTCGCTCACTTTCTGTAGCCCCAAGACAAGTCCCTTTCCATGGTGATTATTGTTATTTCACCCTTGATTTAACCTCAAACGATCGCTCTCAACTAACGCAATCTGGAGGATTTGCCTTCCATATTGCAGGTGATTTCCCTGAGCTTTCTCTTTTCTTTTGGGCAATAAGGAATAGTTAA
- the tssJ gene encoding type VI secretion system lipoprotein TssJ, whose amino-acid sequence MKKLFTFIALLLLVGCSSTPDPTYVALTLNASANVNPDHADRPSPLVVRVLELSSITGFENSEFFDLYNNAKSTLGADFIAEEEIILRPGDKKIIKLKLSEKGQYLAVIGAYQDIDNAKWHYIYTVEPEEAQKVELIATDSSIVKLKRVKKKKNAPQSSSARI is encoded by the coding sequence ATGAAAAAATTATTTACCTTCATAGCTCTATTGTTACTCGTTGGATGCAGCAGCACACCAGATCCAACTTACGTAGCGCTTACTCTCAATGCCTCTGCAAATGTTAACCCTGATCATGCGGATCGCCCCTCGCCTCTAGTGGTAAGGGTATTAGAGTTATCTTCAATTACTGGCTTTGAAAACTCAGAATTTTTTGATTTATACAATAATGCAAAATCAACCTTAGGAGCGGATTTTATCGCAGAAGAGGAAATCATCTTACGACCTGGCGATAAAAAAATCATCAAATTAAAGCTCAGTGAAAAAGGACAATATTTAGCTGTTATCGGCGCTTATCAAGATATAGATAATGCAAAATGGCATTACATATACACAGTTGAGCCCGAAGAGGCACAAAAAGTGGAATTGATCGCTACCGACTCTTCTATCGTCAAATTAAAACGCGTGAAAAAGAAAAAGAACGCCCCACAAAGCAGTAGTGCGCGAATTTAG
- the tagH gene encoding type VI secretion system-associated FHA domain protein TagH, with translation MELAFDIIQSQDLPIDTLPTFTFKKAGGTIGRSPNADWYIADSKRQLSNVHASISFEDEQFFITDSSTNGTYLNGDEASLNSGELHPISHGDVYELGFIKIRARLLQDPTNYRSPETNPNASRDPLSNHGTDESPSVFDMIPDDSFLSDGPIEELLNSDEEIILKQVEESTPSHTQMDDVLLKEQFISPIFNEEELSNDSLDDEIELEPTYQPKRSKEKINTTSKKKIDSITNKEVPDAQVTSNEAYLAALSKGLGIELTNLEDPEQTLFDIGSALRSSVNGIQQLLRTRTEIKNKLTANATTIQGQGNNPIKFTHDVNDALNIIIHHKSGYLQGIEAINQSCKDIQANQLAIHDACQHTLDALIEKLSPETLIYRFVQEGIQSKFGKPDAKYWQAYSKLHKQISKDPDWRNALLEQDFAKQYESQLQMLTAALRV, from the coding sequence ATGGAGCTGGCTTTTGATATTATTCAATCACAAGATTTACCTATTGATACCTTACCTACTTTTACCTTCAAAAAGGCTGGTGGCACCATTGGTCGCAGTCCAAATGCCGATTGGTATATTGCTGATAGTAAAAGACAATTATCAAACGTCCATGCTTCGATTAGCTTTGAAGACGAACAGTTTTTCATTACCGATAGCAGTACCAATGGCACGTATTTAAACGGAGATGAAGCATCATTAAATAGTGGTGAACTGCATCCAATATCACATGGCGATGTATACGAGTTGGGGTTTATTAAAATACGCGCTCGTCTATTACAAGACCCAACAAATTATCGCTCACCAGAAACAAATCCAAATGCCTCTCGTGATCCTTTATCAAACCATGGTACGGATGAATCTCCATCGGTATTTGACATGATCCCTGATGACAGCTTTTTAAGTGATGGACCAATTGAAGAACTATTAAATTCAGACGAAGAAATTATTCTAAAACAAGTAGAAGAATCGACACCTTCTCACACACAAATGGATGATGTTCTACTTAAAGAGCAATTCATTTCTCCAATATTTAATGAAGAAGAACTTAGCAATGATTCCCTTGATGATGAGATTGAGCTGGAACCGACTTATCAACCAAAAAGATCAAAGGAAAAGATCAATACAACCTCTAAAAAGAAAATAGATAGCATCACAAACAAAGAAGTGCCTGATGCACAAGTAACCTCAAACGAGGCTTATTTAGCAGCATTATCTAAAGGATTAGGCATCGAACTTACTAATCTCGAAGATCCAGAACAAACCTTATTTGATATTGGATCAGCGCTTCGCAGTTCAGTAAATGGCATCCAACAATTGCTACGTACGCGTACTGAAATCAAAAATAAATTAACAGCGAATGCCACCACGATTCAAGGCCAAGGTAATAACCCAATAAAATTCACCCATGATGTTAACGATGCACTCAATATCATTATTCATCATAAATCTGGGTATCTACAAGGGATTGAAGCCATCAACCAAAGCTGTAAAGACATCCAAGCGAATCAATTGGCTATTCATGATGCTTGCCAACATACGTTAGATGCATTGATTGAAAAACTCTCTCCAGAAACGCTGATATATCGTTTTGTACAAGAAGGAATACAAAGCAAATTTGGCAAACCTGACGCCAAATATTGGCAGGCTTACAGCAAACTACACAAACAAATCAGCAAGGACCCTGACTGGCGCAACGCACTATTAGAGCAAGATTTTGCTAAACAATATGAATCTCAATTACAAATGCTCACAGCAGCACTTCGTGTGTAA
- a CDS encoding sigma-54 dependent transcriptional regulator: MPELLMNITSEQQSDFNKFTQCWLSGILKHSGAQKVICFLSQPSGAQLFKMAEGYSDSKHQPQITSLPFENKNDKNNIINTDYREFNTLTLCMSEGRNFNLHFSQCTDDIKHILFEQSEYYTLTDGEVEFMPLRNSQQRISGVLMFYFSNFSTYQKSDRQTIYTLNSLAIDRIALAIKNSYALLDQKIAPHSSTTHIPSDFNIVGDSSAIKEVRLNISKALHINRNVLVTGETGSGKELIAKAIHQFGNRRNEPYVVQNCASIPEHLLESELFGYQKGAFTGADRDYIGLIRSADKGILFLDEIGDMPSSLQAKLLRVLEEKKVRPLGSTTLYDIDVKVVAATHQALIKKIEQGEFRQDLYFRLAQFTIALPPLRERYGDIALLSQFFTKHYALELHQATPALTNEFISYLDNYSFPGNVRELKNIIERCCMEAPDCQQLDKSVIEKVLNSIMMMTPKENKEQALTGSLSSQIDQFEKNVLMQYLEKHQGHLQTIANHLELSKGSLDYRLRKFNLSAKEWRY; this comes from the coding sequence ATGCCAGAGCTATTAATGAATATTACTTCAGAACAACAAAGTGACTTTAATAAATTCACTCAATGTTGGTTATCTGGAATTTTAAAACACAGTGGTGCCCAAAAGGTAATTTGCTTTTTATCGCAACCTTCTGGTGCACAGTTATTTAAAATGGCTGAAGGTTATTCTGACTCTAAACATCAACCTCAAATCACCTCTTTGCCTTTTGAGAATAAAAACGACAAAAATAACATCATTAATACCGATTATCGTGAATTTAATACGTTAACTCTCTGTATGAGTGAAGGACGTAATTTTAATCTTCATTTTAGTCAATGTACTGATGATATTAAGCATATTTTATTCGAACAATCAGAGTATTACACTCTAACCGATGGTGAAGTTGAATTTATGCCATTAAGAAATTCACAACAAAGAATTTCAGGCGTACTCATGTTTTATTTCTCCAATTTTAGTACCTACCAAAAAAGTGATCGCCAAACAATTTATACCCTTAACTCACTTGCTATTGACCGAATCGCACTAGCAATTAAAAACAGTTACGCTTTATTGGATCAAAAGATTGCTCCTCATTCATCAACAACCCACATCCCATCTGATTTTAATATTGTTGGCGATAGTAGTGCGATAAAAGAGGTGCGCCTTAATATATCTAAAGCGCTACACATTAATCGAAATGTATTGGTTACTGGTGAAACAGGAAGCGGTAAAGAGCTTATCGCAAAAGCTATTCATCAATTTGGTAATAGAAGAAACGAGCCATACGTCGTACAAAACTGTGCCTCTATTCCTGAGCACCTACTTGAAAGTGAGTTATTTGGTTATCAAAAAGGAGCGTTTACTGGAGCAGATAGAGATTACATTGGTTTAATCCGATCCGCTGACAAAGGTATCCTATTTTTAGATGAAATTGGAGATATGCCAAGCTCACTTCAAGCCAAGCTGCTTCGCGTATTAGAAGAGAAAAAAGTTCGCCCATTAGGGTCAACTACCCTTTACGATATTGATGTCAAAGTTGTTGCAGCAACACACCAAGCTTTAATCAAAAAAATTGAGCAAGGTGAATTCCGTCAAGACCTCTATTTCCGTTTAGCACAATTTACCATCGCTCTTCCTCCACTTAGAGAGCGTTATGGCGACATCGCTTTATTGAGTCAGTTTTTTACTAAGCATTATGCTTTAGAGCTCCATCAAGCTACCCCCGCATTAACCAATGAATTTATCAGCTACCTTGATAATTACTCATTTCCAGGGAATGTTCGTGAGCTAAAAAACATCATAGAGCGTTGCTGTATGGAAGCGCCTGACTGCCAACAGTTAGATAAATCTGTCATAGAAAAAGTCTTGAATAGTATCATGATGATGACGCCAAAAGAGAATAAAGAGCAGGCGTTAACTGGCAGTTTATCTTCTCAAATAGACCAATTTGAGAAGAACGTTTTAATGCAATATTTAGAAAAACATCAAGGACACTTGCAGACCATAGCTAACCATTTAGAGCTATCAAAAGGTTCTCTTGATTATCGATTACGAAAATTTAATTTATCCGCCAAGGAATGGAGATATTAA